The Sorangiineae bacterium MSr11954 DNA segment TGACGATACGACCAAAGACGGAATGCCGATTCGATCTCGTGGCGCTGGGCGAGGTCATGCTTCGCCTGGACCCGGGCGAGGGGCGCATTCACACCACCCGCACCTTTCGCGCATGGGAAGGGGGCGGCGAGTACAACGTGGCGCGCGGCCTCCGCCGTTGTTTTCGATTGGACACGGCCATCGTGACCGCGCTGGTGGACAACCCCGTGGGCCGCCTGGTGGAGGATTTGATGCTCCAGGGCGGCGTCGATCTATCGCACGTGCGCTGGGTGCCGTACGACGGGGTGGGGCGCTCCGTGCGCAATGGATTGAACTTCACGGAGCGCGGCTTTGGTTTGCGCGGCGGCGTCGGCTGCTCGGACCGCGGCAACACGGCGGTGAGCCAGCTCGGGCCGGGCGACGTCGACTGGGACCGCATCTTCGGCCGCGAGGGCGCCCGCTGGTTCCACACCGGCGGCATCTTCGCGGCCCTGTCCGAGTCGTGCGCCGCGCTGGCCGAGGAGGCCATGATCGCCGCGCACCGCCACGGCGTGATCGTCTCGTACGATTTGAACTACCGCGACTCGCTCTGGAAGGGCATCGGCGGGCGCGAGCGGGCGCAAAAGGTGAATCGGGCCCTGGCGCGTTACGTGGACGTGATGATCGGCAACGAGGAGGATTTCACGGCGGCGCTGGGCTTCGAGGTCGACCACGTCGACGAGCGCTACTCCACCTTGGAGGTCGCGTCGTTCGAGCGCATGATCGCCAAGGTCTCGGCGGTGTATCCGAACTTCTCCGTGGTCGCGAC contains these protein-coding regions:
- a CDS encoding sugar kinase, which codes for MGLTIRPKTECRFDLVALGEVMLRLDPGEGRIHTTRTFRAWEGGGEYNVARGLRRCFRLDTAIVTALVDNPVGRLVEDLMLQGGVDLSHVRWVPYDGVGRSVRNGLNFTERGFGLRGGVGCSDRGNTAVSQLGPGDVDWDRIFGREGARWFHTGGIFAALSESCAALAEEAMIAAHRHGVIVSYDLNYRDSLWKGIGGRERAQKVNRALARYVDVMIGNEEDFTAALGFEVDHVDERYSTLEVASFERMIAKVSAVYPNFSVVATTLRQAKSASRNDWSAVCFSDGRLHVAPQRAELEIYDRIGGGDSFASGMIYGFLHGKGPQWAVECGAAHGALAMSTPGDTSMATLAEVEKAMKGLGTRVER